From a single Polyangium spumosum genomic region:
- a CDS encoding MerR family transcriptional regulator produces the protein MDTYTAGHAVRISGLRYRKLDELLRSGLLKPSAGGGQGRGSPRRFTARDLLALRLARELTKAGIRVRMMVGVLRYVQRGRGFPELRELVNAAIWTDGQRIVLFDKSTKKSAPGSGERCVSHLVDLGPAAEHVRRGIERIVNTAPRRRKNTNDR, from the coding sequence ATGGATACCTACACGGCAGGCCACGCGGTCCGGATCTCCGGATTACGTTACCGGAAACTGGATGAACTTCTGCGCAGCGGGCTCTTGAAGCCCAGCGCCGGAGGAGGTCAGGGGCGCGGCTCTCCGCGCCGTTTCACGGCTCGAGATCTACTCGCACTCCGGCTCGCGCGAGAGTTGACGAAGGCGGGCATCCGCGTGCGGATGATGGTCGGCGTCTTGCGCTACGTGCAGCGGGGCCGCGGGTTCCCCGAGCTCCGAGAGCTGGTGAACGCGGCCATCTGGACCGATGGGCAAAGAATTGTCTTGTTCGACAAGTCGACGAAGAAGTCGGCCCCGGGCTCGGGGGAGCGGTGCGTGAGCCACCTTGTGGACCTCGGTCCGGCCGCGGAGCACGTGCGGCGCGGGATCGAGCGAATTGTGAACACGGCGCCGCGGCGTCGGAAGAACACGAACGATCGTTGA
- a CDS encoding helix-turn-helix domain-containing protein, producing MATALKRVLVETGIPQYQVAQRAGLTETRLSRLATGRATPTEDELQRLAEALGVDTDCLRDS from the coding sequence ATGGCCACCGCGCTGAAGCGGGTCCTCGTCGAGACGGGGATACCGCAGTACCAGGTTGCCCAGCGAGCTGGGCTCACCGAGACACGTTTGTCCCGGCTAGCCACCGGTCGAGCGACACCTACTGAGGACGAACTGCAGCGTCTAGCCGAGGCGCTCGGCGTAGACACGGATTGCCTGCGTGACTCTTGA
- a CDS encoding DUF927 domain-containing protein: MPADLALRRSDGAIAPDAEPEPAQPGAPHEGEGEGEGEEEEAERPWEESDFEPFPSSIEPKGYFADGGVTYKVDKTSSAQVVCGFVAEPIAEIVTILDLDHHERRERRLVVRYTLPTGQQHTVTLEPAGSSGDVTSALLRGVPSDLARASVVRRRDVALAASAFRSPRFETVVRVRQCGWLPDKTFALPGTDVVDLQHVSELPGARLWEIPSVLDLRAAREGALALLEVCASAPIEVIAPVVGTVFAAPIFRGEDHLAARGFATLVVGPSQRGKTTLVRSACGLLGRFDQQPGCVATWMSTFTSLEQALHAYRDLPVIIDDFRETDGEARETFRRLVLALGDGSGRGRTGLSAGGARVTRAFQLVALLLATGEQSIDDDAAIAGRIVEVTARDIDVARLLEIAPEQRHAMPHTYAAYLAFLSALPEMYWSAQRDAMRALALELGSSESRAAENLATVVIALNIVTDFFNVTFVGNPEITGPWQEFMVGFRLRLPEIMREHARRVREEAIDEVVLAEIARGLCVGEIRLARLPTGRAAPPDARGKLVGAYDREKIYLQPDIITRWVSDQLLHAKRRCASLGRKTLGRALAARAGVDGDFRTQRMIEGKVQWLWPVPRSGLSDVWQGLLDDVSWPDASPGYVRRRRRCP, from the coding sequence ATGCCTGCTGATCTCGCTCTACGCAGGTCGGATGGGGCGATCGCGCCCGATGCAGAACCCGAACCGGCCCAGCCTGGGGCACCGCACGAAGGGGAAGGGGAAGGGGAAGGGGAAGAAGAGGAGGCCGAGCGTCCCTGGGAGGAGTCCGACTTCGAGCCATTCCCGTCGTCCATCGAGCCCAAAGGCTACTTCGCCGACGGCGGCGTCACGTACAAGGTCGACAAGACGAGCTCCGCGCAAGTCGTGTGCGGGTTCGTGGCGGAGCCTATCGCGGAAATCGTCACGATCTTGGATCTCGACCACCATGAGCGGCGAGAGCGGCGTCTTGTGGTGCGCTACACACTCCCGACTGGGCAGCAGCACACCGTCACGCTCGAACCCGCGGGGTCAAGCGGCGATGTTACGTCCGCCCTTCTACGCGGGGTCCCGAGCGACCTTGCTCGTGCCTCCGTCGTTCGCAGGCGCGACGTGGCACTCGCGGCCTCGGCCTTCAGGTCGCCGCGCTTCGAGACCGTCGTACGCGTGCGGCAGTGTGGGTGGTTACCCGACAAAACCTTCGCCCTCCCCGGCACCGACGTTGTGGACCTGCAGCATGTCAGCGAGCTGCCCGGCGCGCGGCTGTGGGAGATCCCATCGGTTTTGGACCTTCGCGCGGCGCGCGAGGGTGCACTGGCGTTGCTTGAGGTGTGCGCGTCCGCGCCCATCGAGGTGATCGCGCCGGTCGTGGGCACCGTCTTCGCGGCGCCGATCTTTCGAGGCGAGGACCATCTGGCAGCGCGAGGCTTTGCCACCCTGGTGGTCGGGCCCTCGCAGCGCGGCAAGACGACGCTCGTACGCAGCGCATGCGGTCTGCTCGGACGCTTCGATCAGCAACCCGGTTGTGTGGCGACCTGGATGTCGACCTTCACGTCGCTCGAGCAGGCCCTGCACGCCTACCGCGATCTGCCCGTAATCATCGATGACTTTCGCGAGACCGACGGGGAGGCCCGCGAGACGTTCCGCAGGCTCGTGCTCGCCCTGGGCGATGGATCCGGCCGGGGCCGGACGGGGTTATCAGCAGGAGGCGCCCGCGTCACGCGTGCATTCCAGCTCGTCGCGCTGCTCTTAGCGACGGGCGAGCAGAGCATTGACGACGATGCAGCAATCGCAGGCCGCATCGTGGAGGTCACCGCCCGGGACATCGATGTGGCACGCCTGCTCGAGATCGCCCCCGAGCAACGGCACGCGATGCCGCACACCTACGCCGCGTACCTGGCTTTCTTGTCGGCCCTGCCGGAGATGTACTGGTCTGCACAGCGAGATGCGATGCGTGCCCTGGCATTGGAGCTCGGCAGCTCTGAGAGTCGCGCCGCCGAGAACCTCGCCACGGTCGTGATTGCCTTGAACATCGTCACCGACTTCTTCAACGTTACCTTCGTCGGAAATCCAGAAATCACCGGACCCTGGCAGGAGTTCATGGTGGGCTTTCGCCTGCGCCTGCCGGAGATCATGCGCGAGCACGCACGCCGGGTCCGCGAAGAGGCCATCGACGAGGTTGTGCTCGCCGAGATCGCGCGTGGTCTTTGCGTCGGGGAGATCCGGCTCGCGCGCTTGCCCACGGGCCGCGCCGCGCCGCCCGACGCGAGGGGAAAGCTCGTCGGCGCTTATGATCGCGAAAAGATCTACCTGCAGCCGGACATCATCACACGTTGGGTGTCCGATCAGCTGCTCCACGCCAAGCGCAGGTGCGCCTCTCTTGGCAGGAAGACCCTCGGGCGGGCACTCGCCGCGAGAGCCGGGGTTGATGGTGACTTCCGGACCCAGCGGATGATCGAGGGCAAGGTCCAGTGGTTGTGGCCAGTCCCGCGGAGCGGCCTGAGCGACGTGTGGCAGGGGCTGCTCGACGACGTCTCGTGGCCGGATGCCAGTCCGGGATACGTCCGTCGGCGGCGTCGTTGCCCCTGA
- a CDS encoding DNA polymerase, with protein MNLAHASTETNAGCAQVLPFEPHHIQYLEARGVAPGLAAEAGLRALSAEEGAKRLGFAQTLSSSGLFIPYPNEADYGRIRLDQGEPRFLVPKGKDIPIYIPPNCEREGDSPLHVVEGPIKALCLQDHGLATIGLGGIYSTLTKDLRLNASWKAIALYRRVVIIVFDAGRAWNLNVARAEARLAIALEQNGARVMVAALPPREDGGDQGPDDYVVATHGPDAIKAVIAAAVPADPILRLESISDDQAIALLGDMPFLFTVKERGAAVEKRVTALLRKHGVKETDIRRAIKEVEKRAKQRKHEGMVVEDFSYTELEGSLCLVTRPDGVTDYVRALCNFSAQIVEEETLDDGSEKKRVFVLEGELASGAPLPRVRITPEEFETELWPSKYWGARVNVYHNNPRGALRAAIKAGSNPNDKVTYQHTGWRDKLYLHAGGAVGAPDVSVDLEGPFRRYSLPEFAEDPAEAVKISLAFLKTADTRVTLPLHCAVYRAPLQDLYYCDAALALYGKSGSMKSSLAALAQRHWGDFDHASLPVSWGSTPNAIELYLHRMKDALVTIDDFAPKTADATDEMHKKGAQVLRNIGNGSARGRLKSDCTARSDRPCRALVLSTGEDLPKGESIQARLIALRMKKEDIDLDELTKLQAKAHRLPHAMVAYIQWLAPRMEQLKLEVAKKFREFREEMQQEYGHLRAPAAMAHLLVGAYYFTQFAKDLGVMSAEDAMHYIEEARGALLANYREQVSATEQSNPGRRFLEVLRDLLLRRKVALKSLGMPLTSASSDDAEPVGWKDKTHAYLLPDAAFEAVNKALKSMNEGTPLQQYGLWSRMVEEGLILPYGKGKEPTHRLDVDGDGERERVLKIDLAKLRGEPDPDGSGDGGPGPGGGEPGPDDDGEALCEGGDDGLDLPSLWRPIRSPAENMNGSAPLTAASSPPPLALAVQMPGSCPDRSGQASEGAATRETRSIPGVLWWNDSNQPHSDQMTGCFGGEGSSMGSDAATGAASSASSFGEALSPQKIWSSGQAGPSTLAEAILRAGRVGLVVHSTGSDLTEGPVIITVALPDGQARVFHMFGGEQLGPVADALCQVTVVGHDLKGALAQLQYHLGFMPGTVVDTAIAWRLLDGGRHLKNDKYFSFERACELAFGKKIVQKNINWWMTPSPELRDELAQKARDVLHLADIFQQDLQEERLEEAAVLEFAVLPIVAHMEAYGMPINRVEWERLVNMWTSEATELKKNLVTMLGVKDLDNNDDILAALHGLGLQVAGTSGEALSTYMYLPVAQQLVLYRRKNGFVTGAGNGVLRAFSRSEDGRVHATLKQIGAVTGRFSARQPNLLGLPRDKQVRSCIQAPPGKKLVVGDYNAIELRVLADQTVDEKLKEVFGKSDGDPHRHTASLLMNVLENQVTDEQRNRAKPVNFGGSFGMGVNKLIAYAKKNYNVDLRPEQAAQFKHMFLQNYAGIAAWQKKMAEEMPGELRTRSGRVSYYFDPDEEYNARLAFPIQGTAADGMKQAMVLLAPHLKRLGAQMILAVHDELLVEAPEEHAEEVKELMRDCMIAGMKKYVPSVPIVVEPKVMSRWEK; from the coding sequence ATGAATCTAGCACACGCTTCTACGGAAACCAATGCCGGGTGCGCGCAGGTGCTGCCCTTCGAGCCCCATCACATCCAATATCTAGAGGCACGCGGCGTCGCTCCGGGGTTGGCCGCTGAGGCTGGCTTGCGCGCTCTCTCCGCGGAGGAAGGCGCGAAGCGGTTGGGGTTTGCGCAGACGCTCTCCTCTTCGGGTCTGTTCATCCCGTACCCGAACGAGGCCGACTATGGGCGCATCCGGCTTGACCAAGGCGAGCCGCGTTTCCTGGTTCCGAAGGGCAAGGACATCCCCATCTACATCCCGCCGAACTGCGAGCGCGAGGGCGACAGTCCGCTGCACGTGGTCGAGGGACCAATTAAGGCGCTTTGCCTCCAAGACCATGGTCTTGCGACGATCGGGCTCGGCGGGATCTACTCGACGCTCACGAAGGACCTACGCCTGAACGCGTCGTGGAAGGCCATCGCGCTCTACCGGCGCGTGGTCATTATTGTGTTCGACGCCGGCCGGGCGTGGAACCTAAATGTTGCTCGCGCAGAAGCGCGGCTTGCGATCGCGCTGGAGCAGAATGGCGCGAGGGTCATGGTGGCAGCGCTCCCGCCCCGCGAGGATGGTGGCGATCAAGGCCCAGACGACTACGTGGTGGCGACTCACGGCCCCGATGCGATCAAGGCGGTGATTGCGGCGGCCGTCCCCGCAGACCCTATCTTGCGCTTGGAGAGCATCTCGGACGACCAGGCGATTGCTCTCCTCGGTGACATGCCCTTCTTGTTCACGGTCAAGGAGCGGGGGGCCGCGGTGGAGAAGAGGGTCACAGCGCTGCTGCGCAAGCACGGCGTCAAAGAGACGGACATTCGACGTGCCATAAAGGAGGTCGAGAAGAGGGCCAAGCAGCGCAAGCACGAGGGAATGGTAGTGGAGGACTTCAGCTATACCGAGCTCGAAGGGTCGCTCTGCCTTGTAACCCGGCCGGATGGCGTCACCGACTATGTCCGGGCGCTCTGCAACTTCTCTGCGCAGATTGTCGAGGAAGAGACCCTCGACGATGGCTCCGAGAAGAAGCGGGTCTTCGTCCTCGAGGGCGAACTCGCCTCCGGAGCCCCCCTGCCGCGCGTGCGGATCACGCCCGAGGAGTTCGAGACGGAGCTGTGGCCCAGCAAGTATTGGGGGGCTCGAGTGAACGTCTACCACAACAATCCGAGGGGTGCGCTGCGCGCGGCCATCAAGGCAGGCTCAAACCCGAATGATAAGGTCACCTACCAGCACACTGGATGGCGCGACAAACTCTACCTGCATGCCGGCGGCGCCGTTGGGGCGCCCGATGTCTCGGTTGATCTCGAGGGGCCCTTTCGCCGGTACAGCCTCCCCGAGTTCGCCGAGGACCCGGCAGAGGCAGTGAAGATCTCGCTCGCTTTTCTCAAGACCGCCGACACGCGCGTCACGCTGCCCTTGCACTGCGCGGTTTACCGCGCGCCGCTTCAAGACTTGTACTATTGCGACGCGGCGCTCGCGTTGTACGGCAAGAGCGGCAGCATGAAGAGCTCGCTGGCTGCGCTCGCGCAACGCCACTGGGGAGACTTCGATCATGCATCGCTGCCCGTGAGCTGGGGCTCGACGCCAAACGCGATCGAGCTTTATCTCCATCGGATGAAGGACGCGCTCGTCACGATCGACGACTTCGCGCCGAAGACCGCGGACGCGACGGACGAGATGCACAAGAAAGGCGCCCAGGTCCTTCGCAACATCGGGAACGGGAGCGCGCGTGGTCGCCTCAAGTCGGATTGCACTGCGCGCTCTGATCGTCCATGCCGAGCACTCGTCCTGAGCACGGGCGAAGACCTGCCAAAGGGAGAGTCAATTCAGGCAAGGCTCATCGCCCTTCGCATGAAGAAGGAGGACATCGACCTCGACGAGCTGACGAAGCTGCAAGCCAAGGCGCATCGCCTGCCTCACGCGATGGTCGCGTACATCCAGTGGCTCGCCCCAAGAATGGAGCAGCTCAAGCTCGAGGTGGCGAAGAAGTTCCGGGAGTTCCGTGAGGAGATGCAGCAGGAGTACGGCCATCTGCGGGCTCCGGCCGCGATGGCGCACCTGCTCGTCGGCGCCTACTACTTCACCCAGTTTGCAAAAGATCTCGGCGTGATGAGCGCCGAGGATGCCATGCACTACATCGAGGAGGCCCGCGGCGCGCTGTTGGCGAACTATCGCGAGCAAGTGAGTGCGACGGAGCAGTCCAACCCCGGCCGTCGCTTCCTGGAGGTGCTGCGCGATCTGCTGCTCCGGCGCAAGGTGGCGTTGAAGTCGCTGGGCATGCCGCTGACATCGGCCAGTAGCGACGACGCAGAGCCAGTGGGCTGGAAGGACAAGACGCACGCCTACCTCCTGCCCGACGCCGCCTTCGAGGCGGTCAACAAGGCGCTGAAGTCGATGAACGAAGGCACGCCGCTGCAGCAGTACGGCCTCTGGAGCCGCATGGTGGAAGAGGGGCTCATTCTCCCGTATGGGAAGGGAAAGGAGCCGACCCACCGGCTCGACGTCGATGGCGACGGCGAGCGAGAGCGCGTGCTGAAGATCGACCTCGCCAAGCTGCGGGGGGAGCCGGACCCGGACGGGTCGGGTGACGGAGGGCCCGGTCCTGGTGGCGGCGAGCCTGGGCCCGACGATGATGGCGAGGCCCTGTGCGAGGGGGGTGATGACGGGCTTGATCTCCCCTCGCTCTGGCGCCCCATCCGGAGCCCGGCGGAGAACATGAACGGCTCTGCGCCCCTCACGGCTGCGAGTTCGCCCCCTCCGCTGGCCCTGGCTGTCCAGATGCCCGGGTCGTGTCCAGATCGATCTGGGCAGGCGAGCGAAGGGGCAGCCACTCGCGAAACCCGCTCAATCCCCGGGGTTCTGTGGTGGAACGATAGTAACCAGCCTCACTCTGACCAGATGACCGGATGTTTCGGGGGGGAGGGGTCCTCCATGGGGTCCGACGCTGCGACTGGGGCCGCGTCGTCCGCGTCCTCCTTTGGGGAGGCTCTCTCCCCCCAAAAGATCTGGTCATCTGGTCAAGCCGGGCCGAGCACCCTGGCGGAGGCCATCCTCCGCGCAGGCCGCGTCGGCCTGGTCGTCCATTCGACGGGTTCCGACCTCACCGAGGGTCCTGTCATCATCACCGTCGCCCTGCCCGATGGCCAGGCGCGGGTGTTTCACATGTTCGGCGGAGAGCAGCTCGGCCCTGTCGCCGATGCCCTCTGCCAGGTGACGGTCGTCGGCCACGACCTCAAGGGCGCGCTCGCGCAGTTGCAGTACCACCTCGGCTTCATGCCGGGCACGGTCGTGGACACGGCCATCGCATGGCGGCTGCTCGATGGCGGCAGGCACCTCAAGAACGACAAGTACTTCTCCTTCGAGCGCGCGTGTGAGCTCGCGTTCGGTAAGAAGATTGTCCAGAAGAACATTAATTGGTGGATGACGCCCAGCCCCGAGCTACGCGATGAGCTCGCGCAGAAGGCGCGGGATGTTCTGCATCTCGCGGACATCTTCCAGCAGGATCTCCAAGAAGAGCGCCTCGAAGAAGCTGCCGTGCTCGAGTTTGCGGTCCTCCCCATCGTCGCCCACATGGAGGCGTACGGCATGCCCATCAACCGAGTCGAATGGGAGCGGCTCGTCAACATGTGGACAAGCGAGGCCACGGAGCTCAAGAAGAACCTCGTTACCATGCTGGGCGTAAAGGATCTCGATAACAACGATGACATTCTCGCGGCTCTCCACGGGCTCGGTCTCCAGGTCGCGGGCACAAGCGGTGAAGCTCTTTCGACGTACATGTACCTCCCCGTAGCCCAGCAGCTTGTCCTCTACCGGCGCAAGAACGGCTTCGTCACGGGCGCCGGCAACGGCGTGTTGCGGGCCTTCAGCCGTTCCGAGGATGGGCGCGTGCATGCGACGTTGAAACAGATAGGTGCCGTTACAGGCAGGTTCAGCGCTCGGCAGCCGAACCTGCTCGGCCTGCCGCGCGACAAGCAGGTGCGCTCGTGCATCCAGGCTCCCCCGGGCAAGAAGCTGGTCGTCGGGGATTACAACGCGATCGAGCTGCGCGTGCTCGCAGACCAGACGGTGGACGAGAAGCTCAAGGAGGTGTTCGGGAAGAGCGACGGGGACCCGCACCGACACACGGCGTCGCTGTTGATGAACGTGCTCGAGAACCAGGTCACCGACGAGCAGCGCAACCGGGCAAAGCCCGTCAACTTCGGCGGCTCGTTCGGGATGGGCGTGAACAAGCTCATCGCGTACGCGAAGAAGAACTACAACGTGGACCTCAGGCCAGAGCAGGCGGCGCAGTTCAAGCACATGTTCTTGCAGAACTACGCGGGAATCGCCGCGTGGCAGAAGAAGATGGCCGAGGAGATGCCGGGCGAGCTACGCACCAGGAGCGGCCGGGTCTCGTACTACTTCGATCCCGATGAAGAATACAACGCGCGCCTGGCCTTCCCCATTCAGGGTACTGCAGCCGATGGCATGAAGCAGGCGATGGTGCTCCTCGCCCCCCACCTCAAGCGCCTCGGGGCGCAGATGATCCTCGCCGTGCATGACGAGCTGCTTGTGGAAGCCCCTGAAGAACATGCCGAGGAGGTCAAGGAGCTCATGCGCGACTGCATGATCGCCGGGATGAAGAAGTACGTGCCCTCGGTGCCGATCGTGGTCGAGCCGAAGGTGATGTCACGCTGGGAGAAGTAG
- a CDS encoding DUF5131 family protein, protein MKICALPHARWNPSPRSSRRPTLAELFGEAPRGDAIDLPLRWRDGFHIFVATLYDLFAQDGAFVHAVFDVMGRATHHEFQIETTRSDRLLALSSRLDWRSNIWVGVTIAEQADLVRVDELRRSGARVRFAHIVGPVAMGRRDLADIDFVMVEALKGELQVGLEQACAVAGCRLFVGAPETASERAMPSIGTMPALRGRGGGERR, encoded by the coding sequence ATGAAGATCTGCGCCCTGCCCCATGCCCGTTGGAACCCGTCCCCGCGGTCGTCCCGCAGGCCCACGCTCGCCGAGCTTTTCGGCGAGGCTCCCCGCGGCGATGCAATCGATCTGCCCCTGCGCTGGAGGGATGGGTTCCATATCTTCGTCGCGACCCTGTACGACCTCTTCGCACAGGATGGCGCCTTCGTGCACGCGGTCTTCGACGTCATGGGCCGGGCCACGCACCATGAGTTCCAGATCGAAACGACCCGCTCCGACCGGCTTCTCGCGCTCAGCTCGCGACTCGACTGGAGGTCCAATATCTGGGTGGGCGTGACGATTGCGGAGCAAGCGGACCTCGTCCGCGTCGACGAACTTCGGCGTAGCGGTGCGCGCGTGCGCTTCGCGCACATCGTGGGCCCGGTCGCCATGGGCCGGCGCGACCTGGCGGACATCGACTTCGTGATGGTCGAGGCCCTGAAGGGGGAGCTGCAGGTGGGGCTCGAGCAGGCCTGCGCCGTGGCTGGATGCCGGCTGTTCGTCGGCGCGCCCGAGACTGCCAGTGAGCGCGCGATGCCGTCGATTGGTACGATGCCTGCGCTCAGGGGGCGCGGAGGGGGCGAGAGGCGGTGA